The DNA window AAGATGCCTTCATTGATGCCAATGTTGGTGTTGCTGGTGGCGCTGGGATCCCTCGCCTGCTACACCAACAGCTATTATCTCCTTCTCGCTCAACTTGCACAACGACGTCCGCACCTTCCCGTAGAAGATACTCGCGCACTCGATCCCGAACGTCCTCCAAAGGAGCACCTCTCGCTGCAACCACATGTACAACACCCAGGAGCTTACCTCCAGTCGGGCTAGCACTATGATCGTCACGCCAAAATTTGGGCGACGAATATCCAACCACTCCTCTTTGGTTCAAGATGCCACCGAGGCTGTTGCGTAGATTATACTCTGTATCCTCGGGGATGCTAAGCAAGAGTCGCTTCGCGGACGAGTAAACGAGAGGCTTGGAAGAAAGGAAGATGAGAATGGCAATGAAACAAGACGCCAGGGGATCCCATCCAGCCCATCCCCAGAAACTCGTCAATATTGTAGACACAATGACTGACACACTGCCTAAGGTATCGGCTAGAATATGCAAGTAAATGCCGTGCATGTTTTCGTTATCATGACCATGGCAACCGCCTCCATCGCTACCATGATCATGTCCATGGTGGTGATGACCAAAAGCCATCATGCCAACCAGATTGACGAGCAGGCCCATGGTGCTTACAATAAATAGCTCGCCTAGTCGCTTCGTTTGTGTTCCCTCCAACAACCGTTCGAACGCCTCAAAGGCAATCTCCACACTGAGTAGCCTGAAAACAGCAATTAGCAACGCACCTGCATACGACCCGAAAGTTACTCACATCAATAGAACGCCATTGGCGAATCCACTCAATGTCTCAATTTTACCGAAGCCATATGGGAATCGCTGGCTTCGAGGCCACTTGCTCAGGACAGCAGCCAGCAAGCCAACCATCAGCGCCACGCAATCAAAAAACATATGAATACTGTCGCTCAGAAGACCAAGTGAATCTGTGACGTAGCCATAAAATGCCTGGACAGCCATGAACGAAAAGTTGAGCCTGTACAAAGATCCAAATTAGCCAAACATTCCAGACCTGGGAAAAGGTCAACACATACGCCATAAAGTAGAAGATCCGTCTGGAATCCTTTTCAATTAGAATGGCGTTTAGAATGGGAAATTTTGTTGTGTACGGAAGTATCATCCTCGTGAACatcgatcttttgcccttgtcgtcGTCGTGCGAATGTGGGTGGCCATGATGGTCATGACTGTGGCTATGATCGTGCGAATGAGAATGAGAGTGAGAATGATCATGCGAGTGGGAATGAGAGTGGGAATGGTTATGTGAATTATCGTGATAATGGTTGTGATGGTCATGAGGATGGTCGTGGGCATTATCGGGAGGCGAATAGGTCATATTAGCCGATGCAGGACCCGGTGAGAGAATGCTCCTGCCCCCGGGTGTCTTTTCTTCTGTCCAACCCTCTAGTGTATTCAATGGTGCTGGAGGGAGCTTCTCGCGGGCAATGGATGCGCTTGTGTTGGACATGCGGGTGTGTCTGTGTCCATGTTTGTGGACACTCGGGTTGTGTGAGTGTGCGATGTAGTTTCCGTCGCCATGGTCATGGCTAGCTTCGTGACCATGGTCCTCGTCAGGTACTGAGGGCAGGTTGCCGTTGGAGAAAGTAGACTGTCGTCTGAGGTTATTGAGCGACGATTGAGATGTACTTCGTGTGTGGGAATGCATATGTGTTTGATGCGCATGTGGTAAAGAAGACGTCGGAAGGGCGTATGAAGACGCCATTTTGTTTCAAGGCTCGATAGTTGTGCTGAAGGTAAGAGTTTGGTCTTGCTGGTAGAGAGGTTCGAAGGCGGTGGACGGCGCAAGTATTCGTTCCCTATGTGTGAGAGTCCTTAATAAGACTCTTCGGAAACCAATCGCAACGTCATCAGTCGAATGGGAAATTGTACTTGTAAAACGACCGCGTCacaaaaaagctatattgGGTCGCTAATATAAGGAAACAGAGTAGAAAGAGATCGTGGGACGTCACAGATCCTTTTCAAAGACGGACGCGGGAGGCGTGAAAGAGCCGTCGGTGGTTGTGGCGGACTAGAGATAGGAGACTCCAGCACGTGGAGCTAAGTTAGTAGAGAGAACCCGAATGAGCAGCGATCGACGGGGCCAAGAGGATTGCGACCTAAAATCCAATAGATAAAAAAGTTTAGGGCAAGGAAAGTTACTGAGTCGTTGGTTGGTCAATTGTAGAATGCCTTTGAAGTCGGTGAAAGAATTCCATCCATGTTACTACTATTCAGTTGCCGAGATGATAgaatccatccatctcagAGTCACTTGATTCTTGGACTGAAATCGCTCCTTCCTGATCCTACTACTGGATGATACTGGATCATGCATTGGCCTGTAGCTTGGCCGGGGATGCTGGGGAAGAGGTCTGTTGTGACTGGTTACTTGCTGAATTGGGTGTTCTGCCCCCCTGCATGCGGCCTGCTTGCCCGCTAAAAGTTAGTGCCCTTGACGCTTTAGCTCCTCCGGGCCAGTCATGAAAGGCACCCCGCAGAAGTGTTGCGTTGGGTTGCACCTCGACCCCTGAGCTTCATCTCAagatgtgatgtgatgtgatgtgatgcgatgcgatgcgatgcgatgcgataaTCTCCCGTCTCTTTGCTTTGCATATTGACAAGACATGTAGTGACGTTTCTGATAAGAAGAGCCTGGTGCGTTGCTTTTTGACACATCCCATCCTTGTAATCTCCTCTGCAGTCCGGAACATCCAACAATGCTTTCTAATGGGGTTCCCCTGACAGAAAGTTTAAGCATGGAATGGATAAGAAAGGTTAGACTTATCTATTCCCACATAATTATACAGATACCAATCGAATCGCTTGTTGCCAATTCGCTTTTGCGTTTGATCATCTTCTAGGGTTAATTCCCTCCAAACATAAAGATCGGtttacctactaaggtattatTGGTTGCTGCCCCTGTTAAAGAACCGACGTTCAAGCCGCAAAACCACGGCGC is part of the Fusarium poae strain DAOMC 252244 chromosome 4, whole genome shotgun sequence genome and encodes:
- a CDS encoding hypothetical protein (TransMembrane:6 (i225-244o256-274i295-314o326-347i374-399o405-423i)), encoding MASSYALPTSSLPHAHQTHMHSHTRSTSQSSLNNLRRQSTFSNGNLPSVPDEDHGHEASHDHGDGNYIAHSHNPSVHKHGHRHTRMSNTSASIAREKLPPAPLNTLEGWTEEKTPGGRSILSPGPASANMTYSPPDNAHDHPHDHHNHYHDNSHNHSHSHSHSHDHSHSHSHSHDHSHSHDHHGHPHSHDDDKGKRSMFTRMILPYTTKFPILNAILIEKDSRRIFYFMALNFSFMAVQAFYGYVTDSLGLLSDSIHMFFDCVALMVGLLAAVLSKWPRSQRFPYGFGKIETLSGFANGVLLMLLSVEIAFEAFERLLEGTQTKRLGELFIVSTMGLLVNLVGMMAFGHHHHGHDHGSDGGGCHGHDNENMHGIYLHILADTLGSVSVIVSTILTSFWGWAGWDPLASCFIAILIFLSSKPLVYSSAKRLLLSIPEDTEYNLRNSLGGILNQRGVVGYSSPKFWRDDHSASPTGGKLLGVVHVVAARGAPLEDVRDRVREYLLREGADVVVQVEREGDNSCWCSRRGIPAPPATPTLASMKAS